In Gloeomargarita sp. SKYB120, the sequence TCTTGCCTCCTAGGGACGTGCTGATGACTTATGTCCAAACCATTCGGGAAAAAGTGTTAGCTACCTTACCCACTATCACAGCCGAAAACGCACGCCTATGGCACTGGGTCATCCAGCACGAAATGCAGCATCAAGAAACCATCACGCTGCTTCGCGTCCTGCAAGGAAATCTCACTCCTGAATTGCCAAGGATTGCTGCGCCCCATCCCTGTTTACGAATTTCTGCAGGTTGGATGACTGTGGGTAGTGAAACAATAGACGCCCTTGATAACGAGCGCCCCTGTCATTCCCGCCATATTCAGACGTTTACAATCAGTAGTCGTCCCGTGACCCAGCAAGAGTTTCAGGAGTTTATTGAGGCGGGCGGTTATCAGGACAAACGCTGGTGGTCTGATGCCGGTTGGGCCTGGCTACAGCAGGAGCAAATCACGCAACCTTTGTACTGGCAAGCCGACTCGCCCTATCAACCCGTCTGCGGTCTCAGTTACTATGAAGCCGAAGCCTACTGCCGCTTTATTGGCAAGCGATTGCCGACCGAATGGGAGTGGGAAGCGGCTGCGCAACAGGGATTACCTTCGCAAGGGTTGGTGTGGGAATGGACTTGTTCGCTGTTTGCCCCCTACCCCGGCTTTTGTCCCTATCCCTATACCGGCTATTCCGCCGCCTATTTCGATGGTCAACATTACGTTTTGCGGGGGGGCAGTTGGGCGACGCATCCCTACCTCAAACGCACCAGCTTTCGCAACTGGTATCTCCCCCACGTGCGGCAAATTTTTGCCGGTCTTCGCTGGGCTGACTAGTCCTGTAGTTGCAGATGCGGCAAATTCCAAAAAGCCCCGCTCAGCGCCGAAAACTCAATACCCTTCACCCGATTCCGAATCGCCTCCAAATCCAAATTATTCACCAGATAAATAAACGGCAACTCCTCTTGAACCAGCTTTTGAAACTCGGCATAGATGGCCTTGCGTTTCTGCTCATCCATTTCTTGCGAACCCCGTACCATCAGCTCATCAATTTTCAGTTCCCAAGGCGTGGGTGACCAATTTTTCAGCGGTGGCTGTCCTGGCAGCGGCCCCTGGTTAAACGTATGCAAACTCCCTCGGCTGTACCAGATATTAAAACCACTGTGGGGGTCAATCCCACCACCGCCAAATCCCCCTAAATAACACTCCCAATCTCGCGTTTTATTCAGCCGTTCCACGTAGGAGTTAAAACTCATGGTTTGGATGTCCACCTGCATCCCCAATTGGGCTAAATCCTGCTTAATTTGAGCGGCCATCGCTGGACGAATGCGGCGTTCGATATTGGTGAGCAACGTAAAACGCACAACATTGCCCTGGTCATCCCGCAACCGG encodes:
- a CDS encoding SUMF1/EgtB/PvdO family nonheme iron enzyme; translated protein: MQEIEHLRQRYINCRQRTLALIAPLTDEQLTQQVHPEFSPIGWHLGHIAYTEALWLLGEPLPYPELAPIFRVDGYAKAERSRVLPPRDVLMTYVQTIREKVLATLPTITAENARLWHWVIQHEMQHQETITLLRVLQGNLTPELPRIAAPHPCLRISAGWMTVGSETIDALDNERPCHSRHIQTFTISSRPVTQQEFQEFIEAGGYQDKRWWSDAGWAWLQQEQITQPLYWQADSPYQPVCGLSYYEAEAYCRFIGKRLPTEWEWEAAAQQGLPSQGLVWEWTCSLFAPYPGFCPYPYTGYSAAYFDGQHYVLRGGSWATHPYLKRTSFRNWYLPHVRQIFAGLRWAD